In Lineus longissimus chromosome 7, tnLinLong1.2, whole genome shotgun sequence, a genomic segment contains:
- the LOC135491305 gene encoding ankyrin repeat and SOCS box protein 8-like encodes MVSVAEMSGSDEMGRSALHLCCFNGHFAVAEVLIQHGAPVNAKDRMGATALHMAAISGHAKIVELLIANGAQIGAKTVSGDNAFELAYDKEHYDVVSCILDCYKSVSQVGYWSASNILLDAVRACHIPLAISALSKGADVNIGDEANATPLHIACELNNVNMATLLLDNGARVDVINSNFQSPLHSACMNGGLELVKMLVKGGAKVNALDREKSSALHTACYFQQSSVINVLHDYGADIFCKDEKGVTPLFSLIRSPINSPQGFLNGFLVLRYDVESVLKLLSDMTPIGVVYKLEKRVLLIAMMTACGHISDIPPALLTMLTYYKELDSLFAINQYGFLLKKYTVDLALKQFHLTKLEEFKQQPPSLLAACRMRVRACVCKRGLPIEPRIQLLPVPESVKKYLRFESEIEQLTQSGTE; translated from the coding sequence ATGGTTTCCGTAGCTGAAATGTCCGGCTCTGACGAGATGGGCCGCTCAGCGCTCCACCTCTGTTGTTTCAACGGACACTTCGCAGTGGCGGAGGTGCTTATTCAACATGGAGCGCCAGTGAACGCCAAGGACAGGATGGGAGCAACCGCACTCCACATGGCTGCTATCAGTGGCCATGCTAAAATCGTGGAGCTTCTCATTGCCAATGGAGCACAAATAGGGGCCAAGACTGTCAGTGGAGACAACGCCTTTGAGTTGGCCTACGACAAAGAACATTACGATGTGGTATCATGTATTTTGGACTGCTACAAAAGTGTGAGTCAGGTCGGGTATTGGTCCGCGTCCAATATTCTACTGGATGCTGTTAGGGCGTGCCATATTCCCCTTGCAATTTCAGCACTTTCTAAAGGTGCTGATGTTAACATTGGAGATGAAGCCAATGCTACTCCACTCCATATCGCCTGTGAGCTGAACAACGTGAATATGGCGACCCTGCTGTTAGACAATGGCGCGAGGGTCGATGTCATCAACTCGAATTTCCAGAGTCCCCTGCATTCGGCTTGCATGAATGGCGGACTAGAACTGGTCAAGATGTTGGTCAAAGGCGGAGCGAAGGTGAACGCACTGGACAGAGAAAAGTCATCCGCATTGCACACCGCATGCTACTTCCAGCAGAGCAGTGTGATCAACGTCCTTCACGACTATGGGGCAGATATCTTTTGCAAGGATGAAAAAGGGGTAACCCCCTTGTTCTCCCTGATTAGGAGTCCAATTAACTCCCCACAAGGGTTCTTAAATGGATTTCTGGTACTTCGTTATGACGTAGAGAGTGTGCTAAAACTGCTCTCCGATATGACCCCAATCGGCGTGGTGTACAAGTTGGAAAAACGAGTACTCCTCATTGCCATGATGACCGCCTGTGGTCACATATCTGATATCCCTCCTGCTCTGCTGACCATGCTGACCTACTATAAAGAGCTGGACAGCCTCTTCGCTATCAACCAATATGGCTTCCTTCTGAAGAAGTACACAGTTGATTTGGCGCTGAAGCAGTTTCATTTGACAAAGCTTGAGGAGTTCAAACAGCAGCCGCCGTCTCTTCTTGCGGCCTGCAGGATGAGGGTAAGGGCGTGCGTTTGCAAGCGCGGGCTACCAATAGAACCACGCATCCAGCTCCTCCCTGTCCCAGAGTCAGTTAAAAAGTACTTAAGATTTGAATCGGAGATAGAGCAGCTTACACAGTCGGGAACGGAATGA
- the LOC135490774 gene encoding uncharacterized protein LOC135490774, which yields MDISTLCQLRAVLLAIFMPLIVFDPVSSESNCGDTIVMDLMQCVEEPAGATNEEQIPIVGKGNPDLVEAACRNGTFLAMVSCVKSTLGKCSEKNIQLLNKFLDPEEMNSSLSHFCNNTAVYRNSAPCLRRQEKPVRECVNQQVIITLNALRVAGDSMDRRIHGVCSGYESGVLCVDKAVRTACGDKIADVIKTVNGGQCLVKARNALSSSGTLSKNVADLYSYFVAFIALKFLNSNYT from the exons ATGGACATCAGCACACTTTGCCAACTCAGGGCCGTATTATTGGCTATATTCATGCCCCTTATTG TGTTTGACCCTGTGTCGTCAGAGAGTAACTGCGGCGACACCATCGTAATGGACTTGATGCAATGTGTCGAGGAACCAGCAGGGGCTACTAACGAGGAGCAGATACCTATTGTTGGTAAAGGCAACCCGGACCTTGTTGAGGCAGCCTGCAG AAATGGAACCTTTTTAGCCATGGTTTCCTGTGTAAAATCAACGCTTGGAAAGTGCTCAGAGAAAAACATCCAATTACTGAACAAATTCCTGGATCCCGAGGAAATGAACAGTTCCTTGTCACACTTCTGCAATAATACAGCAG TTTACAGAAACTCTGCGCCATGTCTCAGACGCCAAGAGAAACCAGTAAGAGAGTGTGTGAACCAGCAAGTCATTATCACCCTGAACGCCCTGAGAGTGGCTGGGGACAGTATGGACAGAAGGATACATGGCGTATGCAG CGGCTACGAATCGGGGGTTCTGTGCGTCGACAAAGCAGTACGGACGGCGTGCGGTGATAAAATCGCTGACGTCATCAAAACCGTTAATGGCGGCCAGTGCCTTGTAAAGGCAAGAAATGCACTCAGTTCAAGTGGAACTCTCTCAAAAAATGTTGCTGACTTATATTCGTATTTTGTGGCATTTATAGCTTTAAAATTCCTAAACAGTAATTATACTTGA
- the LOC135491070 gene encoding dol-P-Man:Man(7)GlcNAc(2)-PP-Dol alpha-1,6-mannosyltransferase-like: MEIQWSAILKGAFVLVALGHLIVCPYTKVEESFNLQAMHDLLYHGLDIEKFDHLEFPGVVPRTFIGAIFVSTLSSPVVRLARYCGFDKFFSQYIVRATLGLCVIYALFRLHKSISKLYSAGIGKWFLLITASQFHFMFYLSRPLPNIFALVGVLLALHYWLEQKHLKFIAASAFSAIIFRAELGILMGLLLVVSLFRTKLTVVRSICYAVPLGLLALGLTVLVDSVFWKRWLWPEGTVLYFNTVLNKSFKWGTLPFAWYFYSAIPRALSSSLVFVPLGAYMDSRSRQVLLPAICFVFLYSFLPHKELRFIIYTIPMFNLAAACACDRLYQTRRKSIFRRLISLVAGGHLVFNLCSTAIFLYISHHNYPGAMAINALHQIVPSSQDVNVHIGVESAQTGVSRFTQLHDHWRYDKTENLLHGGAKMSKFSHILLGITVDNVQPYLKTHERLRMIRGFHSISLNKDFGRGSWKLFDVLFHPRVFVIRSLNADELQEEKEKEARGL; encoded by the exons ATG GAAATACAGTGGTCGGCAATTCTGAAGGGGGCATTTGTTTTGGTTGCCTTAGGTCATCTGATTGTGTGCCCTTACACAAAGGTGGAGGAGAGCTTCAACTTGCAAGCAATGCATGATCTACTTTATCATGGATTGGACATCGAAAAG tttgacCATCTGGAGTTTCCTGGTGTTGTTCCAAGAACGTTCATAGGTGCCATATTCGTATCGACACTATCAAGTCCAGTTGTCAGATTGGCCAGATACTGCGGCTTCGATAAATTCTTTAGTCAATATATTG TGCGAGCTACTCTTGGCTTATGTGTGATCTATGCTCTGTTCAGGCTGCATAAATCCATCTCCAAGTTGTACAGTGCCGGCATCGGGAAATGGTTCCTCCTCATCACTGCCTCACAGTTTCATTTCATGTTCTACTTATCAAGACCACTGCCAAACATATTTGCCCTTGTCGGCG ttttgttAGCCCTTCACTACTGGTTGGAACAGAAGCATCTCAAGTTTATTGCTGCGTCAGCATTTTCTGCCATCATCTTCCGAGCAGAGTTGGGCATTTTGATGGGGCTCTTGTTGGTGGTGAGCTTGTTTAGAACGAAGCTCACCGTGGTTAGATCAATTTGCTATGCTGTTCCTCTTGGACTTCTAGCTCTAG GTTTGACAGTACTGGTTGATTCAGTGTTTTGGAAGAGGTGGCTGTGGCCGGAAGGAACCGTACTCTACTTCAACACTGTGCTGAACAAGAGCTTCAAGTGGGGC ACCCTGCCATTCGCCTGGTACTTCTACTCGGCGATTCCCCGAGCTCTCTCCAGTAGCTTGGTGTTCGTTCCCCTTGGTGCTTACATGGACAGTAGATCCCGACAGGTACTCCTACCGGCCATTTGCTTTGTCTTCCTCTACTCATTCCTCCCACACAAGGAGCTGAGGTTCATCATCTATACGATACCGATGTTCAACTTGGCTGCAGCCTGTGCGTGTGACAGATT GTACCAAACAAGAAGGAAGTCTATATTCAGGAGACTCATATCATTGGTAGCAGGCGGTCATCTTGTCTTCAATCTTTGCTCAACAGCCATATTCCTCTACATCTCGCATCATAATTACCCTGGTGCAATGGCCATAAATGCATTGCATCAGATAGTACCAAGCTCTCAAG ATGTCAATGTGCACATTGGTGTGGAGAGCGCTCAGACAGGAGTATCCAGGTTTACACAGCTTCATGATCACTGGAG GTATGACAAGACTGAGAACCTGCTCCACGGCGGTGCCAAGATGTCAAAGTTCAGCCATATCTTGCTTGGTATCACAGTCGATAACGTCCAGCCATATCTAAAAACTCATGAACGCCTTCGAATGATCAGAGGTTTTCACAGCATCTCCCTAAACAAGGACTTTGGACGCGGCTCGTGGAAATTATTTGACGTTCTTTTTCACCCGCGTGTGTTTGTGATTCGGAGTCTGAACGCGGATGAACtgcaagaagaaaaagaaaaggaagcCAGAGGACTTTAG
- the LOC135491147 gene encoding uncharacterized protein LOC135491147, which produces MHHFLVHETTMSPFIETIFWVSALFFCYNLSGVSGSCSNTVTNYVFGNESTYDRDYSSITSGKKPLGFSTALWRYNTDTNPCVKVAVSSGHRIEVMMDTEPPNTRICVKEGTNSVCQSGKIYDCRPTRGNTMTFEFYCDAECAEADVNFWYRFTLSKPPGELDPELWCDSRDSSAFPDSLIKIPIQPRKTTPKPVSAAPSSQCSWHSIICFIVLVNSWLYFANLSS; this is translated from the exons ATGCACCACTTCCTTGTTCATGAGACAACCATGTCGCCATTCATAGAGACCATATTCTGGGTCTCAGCTCTGTTTTTCTGCTACAATCTCTCAG GTGTGTCCGGTTCTTGCTCAAACACAGTCACTAATTATGTGTTTGGAAATGAATCCACATATGATAG AGATTACAGCAGTATCACGTCGGGTAAGAAACCACTTGGCTTCAGTACTGCACTATGGCGCTACAATACCGACACTAACCCCTGCGTGAAGGTGGCAGTTTCTTCTGGCCACAGGATTGAAGTCATG ATGGATACTGAACCTCCTAACACGAGGATATG TGTAAAAGAGGGGACAAACAGCGTTTGCCAGTCGGGAAAAATTTATGACTGCCGGCCAACTCGAGGGAACACAATGACATTTGAATTCTACTGTGATGCTGAGTGTGCGGAGGCTGATGTGAACTTTTGGTACAGGTTTACCTTGAGTAAACCCCCTGGAG agcTTGATCCAGAACTCTGGTGCGATTCACGAGATTCCAGCGCGTTTCCagactcattgatcaaaatacCCATTCAGCCTCGGAAAACCACCCCGAAACCAGTTAGTGCTGCACCTTCCAGTCAGTGTTCATGGCATTCCATCATCTGTTTCATTGTTCTGGTCAATTCGTGGCTTTATTTCGCCAATTTGTCGTCATAG